Within the Arachis duranensis cultivar V14167 chromosome 10, aradu.V14167.gnm2.J7QH, whole genome shotgun sequence genome, the region ATGTTAATTACCGTTGTTGAATGAACAAATAAGATTGGTGAAAGTGGGATGTAAATATGATATAAGTTATAAATTTaatgatgattaattttttatttatatttttttaatttttttccaaaattttatcttttagaaaataaaaacagttatcaattttttttccccAACAAGAGTGTCTAATCTGTTAGACAAAGTTATGTCATGAGAAAATTGTAGATATTTGTTAGTGGATAATAGGGCACGAGGTTCAAGTTTATATGTTGTTTAagagtaaattattatttttctattcataaatatttaaaatattaataaaattatttacaaaaaattaaaattgacgtactcattaaaaataaattctgatttataaaattattcatattttaaaaaattatccaaaattatcaaattactTCTCTTAAATTACTTCTTCTAATTATCAGCTATGTCTGACTATTTGTGGTTACGGCATAATTTGGTAAATTGGAATCCTCTTGGAATTGGATATCAACGATTTGTCTAACTGTTATTTTATAGTTCCTAGATATTTGATTAATTCTGAAGAtgaatattcaaaaaggtttttaaagaatttcacattgaatatttatattttaaaaaatatttgattatgttaagatttttgaatattacaaaataaaatatataaattctattttagtcagatttattatttttaatttgacaaataaattatcaaaaatataacaaaaaattttatatatcttatttttataaagttcaaaaatcttaatataataaaatttttttgaagacaaagaaaatttttagagatttatttaaatatgtacTCTTAAGAAAATTTTATggagtgtaatttttttgtttttcatgatatCTCTTAGTCTGAGAGTTTAAAGATTAATTCATTGTGAATTGAACTCTATTTAAGagtttttttgatttttttttccgtAAAAAATCTGTTGAATGTGTTTTTTTTAAACTGGAAAATCCGTTGAAATTATCTTGCCAATCCAACTAAACAAGAAGATTGCTAATGACTTTTTCTTTGGGTCAATGAAAAAGCTATTTGGGCTAAACGTAGTATTGGTATCAAACTGCTTGAAAAGACAAAGTGAATCCGAAATAGGCAAGCCCAATATACTACTGTTTTTGTTTTATGgactttttataaataaaaaacaaaatgttCCTAACTCAGTCCAAAAAGAATGTTCCTTGATTACTTCTTATTTGTTTcttacttttcatttttttagacCAATTAGAATGTTGAAAAATGGGAATATGTTGTGATAAGAATGGGAAGGCGATGTCCATTCCTATGAggaacttatttttttaaagaagaataatattaaatatatgttgaaattaaactcctaatatatatataaatagagacttttatttttgagaGAAACACAAGTACACAATAATAATTCTCTCatattaatattagaattttttatttatacatttttattttatatttagtatatcttttatttattttataaccgAATAAGTGAAAACTGAAAAGCCATAAATATATTAGTTCCTTaataaaagattttgagaaTGAAAAAATCTTTCTTGGAATTCTCTTAGAATTCTAACTTACTCACGTGATTTCCTTTAACTCGAGACGGAcaattaaatttctaataataaatttcaaATGTCAATAATTTTATCTAAACTAGTAAAAGAAAATCCATAATAATAGGTCGATCGAGttaaattctattttagttTCTGAGATTGGTAAATTAGActgatttagtttttaattttttaattgtcaCAATTTAGTTTTTCAGATTAAAAAAAgtacattaatataattttttgtatatctttcgtcattaaaatttaacaccatTAGTAGTATAGCTTAAATTTTGTCACGTTAGACATATTAAAATGACGTGATATGCGTTTTGCCTTTAGAAAAGGCACTAAATAACGTCGTTTGAGGGTTTGAACAATATTAAAACGTTATACTCctcttttttaatattgttcaaACTCTAAAATAACATTATTTTGTGCTCTTTTAACGTCAAAATGTAAAATATCGTTTTAATATGTTTAACATTACAAGATTTAAACTATCTCACGGTATTAAATAAAGActatattagtatattttttaaatttaaaagatcaaattataataattaaaaaatcaaaaaccaaATTGATATAACTCGTAAATCTCAATGGCTAAAATGAAACTTAACTTTAGATTGATCACTACATCTTGATGATAAGCCtcaattaatgatttaataGGTTTTTAAATCATATATGTTATTTAGATTTATATATAGCGAATAATTTCACTTCACGGCTTGTAAATATTTCAACAGATGTTCCCAATCAatgaatagaaaaaataattaattttttaacattcaAGTATCACACTTAGTGTAGACTATAGACATCTATTGATgaatcatttttaaaatttcgttTGAACTCCACTTTATTATATTAAAGTtcagttattttaaaaattatactagacattaatactattattttttataaatcaaaaactcaaaagaattacttttaaaacttttattttctaCACTAACTATTTTTAGAATTAGAAGTTCAACTACCatctatttaataaaaattttatatttaatttttaaataagtcCAACAATTCACTGTATAGTTgctctttgaatttttttatattattatttttttacaacaTCTTCTAATTCAGTAGGTGAAAATTAATCTAGCgcaaatttattttctatttaagaGTATATAGATGAACTATAAATTATTTCATATATAAACTTAtcataaagtaaaatttaaatgcCGATACTTGATTAAATAGACAAATATACTTATTAATTGACCAATTTAAattggttattattattattattattattattattattattattattattattattatggccATGACTTTGAGGATCAGATCTCGCATCATTCATTCACCTGGTTTATACATTGAATTTCCAACTCTGTGAAATAATACTTCTAATGAaaggaattaaaaaaataatccacGTGATATGAACAATAATTCATGCTACGAGAAGgccaataaaattgaaattttaatacatttaaAATTTGTTGGTACAGCAACAACAACGCGGTTTCTGCCATGCATCCtttcaaaatttgttatatGATTAAATCAAAGTATCTGTCTAATTCGATCTAAagctaataaaatattattaattatattccCACTAAAATGTTAAGCATATGGAAGTATAATAGATTTTAAGATTTGCATTGTGTTTCTTCAAGGAAGCTACGTACTGCCTACAAGAACAGAAACATAACCAAGCAAATggacattattattgttgaccACTTTTCAATTTcctttgcttttaattttgatttcaattgaaaataagcataatatatatataaaaatgaagTTAAGGAAGACATGGAAGAATGGTACATACATACATAGTACGTGTGACCTTTATTAGGTAGATAtcactctatatatatatgaaaaaaaagactAGAATAATGTCTTACAAAaggtaaagtattaaattagtctttttatatttaaatttaattttattttggtttttaaagtttaaagtattttatttgaatctaaaaaagtttcatttaattttaatgtagttCTACTATAAAGTCAATGTTcaatgttaaataattaacttcaCAGTTTTACCAAATCTTAATATCTTTCCCCGAAAAAGAGGTATAAACTCGAGAGGCGCAGGATGCATCACTATGAGCCATTGGTCTTGGTTCAAGCACATGGAGAACATTGTGGAAAACTCACTTTTCGCAGGAAAATTCGCTAGTGGCGACAAGAATAAGACCATCGTCACCTCTACCGCGGAGAACTCCCCTTGACAATCGAAAAATTTGGTTATATaagttttttatatttgaaaactgagtttcgttaattatttaacattaACTTCACGGCATGACTACATTGAagctaaatgaaacttttttggattcaaatagaaCACTTTAAATTTGAGGaaccaaaatataattaagtCCAAATGTAGAAGACTAATTTAGTACTTTactcttttataaaatataaaataattattgaatataatatgatttaaattCTAAGATATACaatcttataaaataaaataaaaaagtgtacCTAATAATGCATATACAATAGCTCTTATTGGTgcatttattttgtatatatatgccAGCTGCATTGTGATTCTATAGTAGTGCCAAATAGTTGGACAATTATTGCtactatttaattatattgataattCCACCTATCGAAGGGCACTAAGTAATTTACAATTGTAACAAAATTAAAGGGGGTAATATAGCATTGATCCAACTATAAAAGAGGTGCTACAAGAGCATGTTTATGCACTCTACCAAATTCTTACATTATTTCTTCCTATATAGTAGTAGTATTGATAAACTTAATTGTTTTCCTTAGATCCCTATAATATCATAACATTATTTTGTTTGGTCTCTATATGTTATATTGGTGTACTAGTAATAAAAATGGGCATAACAGAAGCATGTTCAAGGTTCATTGTTGACTTCTTGCAAGCATTCAAACACTCATCACCACCAAGCTCAATTCATGATGAGCTTGATCAAAATCACCATAGCCCTGATTGCAAGCCCCAGAATTTGCTAAAGCTCGACGACAACACGGTTCGCGCCCTCATGACTGTGTTTGGCATGCAAAACAATGGAAGaatcaagaaagaaaatgctAGAAGAGTTGTGGAGAAGCTTGGTTTGGTGCATGACAAAGATAATAACAACAAGgcctcatcatcaccatcaagATTTGAGCTTCATGGTGATGGTGGATTGTTGGAGGGCGACGAAGTGCCGGTAGAAGAGGTTCTTGGTGATTTGGAGGACATGACAAAGCGCAATGAGCTCTTGCATGAAGCATTCAAGATCTTTGATGAGGATGGAGATGGTTACATTGATGCAATGGAGTTGAAGAGGGTGCTTGATTGTCTTGGTTTGGATAAGGGTTGGGACATGAACACAATTGAGAAGATGGTTAAGGTTGTTGATTTGAATCTTGATGGCAAGGTTGACTTTGGTGAGTTTGAGTTGATGATGGGATAGCATATTATTCTTAATGTTCATTCAtttctattttatctttttttaaaaaataggacTAGTGGTTGAGTTCCCAATTgtaaatcaatatttatttcagCATTTTCTCTAATGAaccttttttttctgtttttaaaaaattattctgaCATATATATGGCATCTTGGCAAAGGTTGGATGTTAGTTGCTATTTTTCAACGAGAAATGGATAAAGCAATCAAGTCCCTTTATACAGAAGAAAGAAATACATCAAGAAAGGACACACTATTTTAATGAGCATAATCCACAAAGGAAATGTAtccaaaatacaataacaatgTAACCTACATATACAATCTAATTGGAACAGACATACAAAATATAAAGTTGGATCTAATTGGACCCTACACAAATCCTAGTAGTGAGTATAATAAACTCTTACTGCTGCCAGATGTTCATGGAGTTTAGAGCATCGTTTATGACTCCATTGTTGATATCATTGTAAGGAATATCCAAGTCTCCCAGCCCACCAAGACCTGGATGATTCTGtccacctccaccaccaccattatTGTATAAGGCATCGTTTGCATGGACAGTGATGGTCGGCGACACGTGTGCCATATGAGGCGGCGCGCTCAGTTGAGAATGAGGCTGAAGAAGTTGGTTGTTTAACGTGGTAACAGAGCCTCGAGTGACCATATCCTCGGCTAACTTCACCTAAAAGTAAATAGCATGTGTGTGATTGATGACTAGCACCACCATGTAATTCTAGAAAGATTTTTcagaaatgaaataaaacaaaattaaaggttctacttgtaccttagcTCTCAAGGCTTCAACATCTGATTTTAGCACTCGGTTATTAGTATCCGCCTCATGAAATTGTTGTCTAACATCATTAAACTGCTTGTATAGGGTTGCATTTTCCAGTTTCAGCTTTTCAACCTGAGACAGTAAAGATTAAGActtcaattaaattaaacagGTTCAGAGAGAACCGGTAACAACATCTCTTGAGTTCTTAACACTACTCAACAATACTTCTGCATAACAAATATTCAATTAAGCTTTAGCTTCTTCAACTTACTGCTTAAACACCAGGTAACTTTACCTGCATCTCAAGGTCAGCTAAATGcgcttgttttcttcttcttgaccTCCTTGCAGATTCGCGATTAGATTCCTTCCTGAAATCACGATATGTAATGTTTGAGgacaacaaaaaaagaaaagaaaagaaaagaccaTCTATGAGTTCATACCCCATTTACAACACACCTTCTAAGGCGCTTCACATCAACAGGATTTGTGCTTTGTTCACAAGGACCAGTTTCGTCATCCTCATCAGAAGGCTCAGAGGAACCACTTGTAGCTACTTTGGCTTGATTGTCTCTGTCACTTGGTTTATTAGAAGATACCGGGCTTCCAACTGCCATCATTTTGCAATTCAATCCAAATTGTTAAACTAAATGAACTAAGTTTAAGTTTATGAGCTATAATAAGAACTTAAGAGAATTAGTaatactaaactaaactaacaGCTATGTATATAGATATTGCTAATTAACATAATTACCAGTGCCACACATGGATGACTGGGAATCATTAGTAGCAGAAATGGTGGAATTCTTGGTAATGACGTTTTGGGAACAGACAACGGTATTGGCATCTGCTATTCCCCCACAAGTTGAAAATGAATTTACCACATAGTCCTGCAATTAGGAAAGGGTGCATAAGCTGGAATTCTGTACATAAATTCTACTACGTATAATCATAGCTtgttatagcatttcactaacaTCTATTTACTGCTAAGAAAAATAAGCTTTCCTTGGGCAGATCCTTTTCCCTCACACACCAGaggtagaaaagaaaaataaagcaaTTCTTAATGTAACATTATATGCTATCTAAAtgcatgagtttaattttgatgtagacTGAATTAAGGCTGGAAGTGAGTCAAGGCAGTTCATGAGCCAGCTCGACTCATTAATAATTCGATAAGCTAAACTCGTGAGCTGGTGAGCCGAACTTGAGCTTGGATAAGCTCAGCTCATTAGCTCGTGAGCTAgctcgattatatatataatattaaaatatagattaaatgcatattttataattgatagatagacaatacattaattttttttaaatattttttaatatatataagttataatttattgatatagaattatagattatgtttctattatttgaaTCACCTTGTGAGCTCAAGCTAGCTCGTAAGTTTTCGTTGAATCGAGTTTGAACTTACGAAATAGGCTCGATTGGTAATGAGTTGAGTTGTGAGTCAAGCTTAATTTTCGTGAGTCGAGCTTGAATTTGGTCTAACTCGACTCAGCTCGGCTCACTTCCAGCCTTAGTCTGAATgtaaacatttttattaaatattggcCATTTGTGAGAAATAATTACTTTTGTTAACATAATAACAGAAATAATGTGTACACTTTTGTTTTTTTCAGACTAAAAGTATGTAAAACTTAGATGCCAAAAACAAACTA harbors:
- the LOC107470962 gene encoding probable calcium-binding protein CML32; this encodes MGITEACSRFIVDFLQAFKHSSPPSSIHDELDQNHHSPDCKPQNLLKLDDNTVRALMTVFGMQNNGRIKKENARRVVEKLGLVHDKDNNNKASSSPSRFELHGDGGLLEGDEVPVEEVLGDLEDMTKRNELLHEAFKIFDEDGDGYIDAMELKRVLDCLGLDKGWDMNTIEKMVKVVDLNLDGKVDFGEFELMMG
- the LOC107470961 gene encoding basic leucine zipper 9, giving the protein MAATESDLEWWRTMIGFDEASNGSPNGDDVKPADLRGSGVLSATVLTGGFCYVGDGAENPDYVVNSFSTCGGIADANTVVCSQNVITKNSTISATNDSQSSMCGTVGSPVSSNKPSDRDNQAKVATSGSSEPSDEDDETGPCEQSTNPVDVKRLRRKESNRESARRSRRRKQAHLADLEMQVEKLKLENATLYKQFNDVRQQFHEADTNNRVLKSDVEALRAKVKLAEDMVTRGSVTTLNNQLLQPHSQLSAPPHMAHVSPTITVHANDALYNNGGGGGGQNHPGLGGLGDLDIPYNDINNGVINDALNSMNIWQQ